The following are encoded together in the Misgurnus anguillicaudatus chromosome 14, ASM2758022v2, whole genome shotgun sequence genome:
- the LOC129427571 gene encoding CSC1-like protein 2 isoform X1: protein MGIFANLACLGPGSCYGNSSIDFCFSARIRSTVLQGLPFGGVPTVLALDFMCFLVLLFVFSILRKVAWDYGRLALVTDADRQKRRFTGLEEREYVASALHSETPDRYERLTSVSSSVDFEQRDNGFCSWLTAIFRIKDEEIREKCGEDAVHYLSFQRHIIGLLVVVGVLSVGIVLPVNFSGNLLDNNAYSFGRTTIANLNSGDNLLWLHTSFAFMYLLLTVYSMRRHTSKMHYKEDDLVKRTLFINGISKYAEESHIKQHFEQAYENCVVLEARICYNVAKLMALNAERKKTERSKKFFTDLMAKEHIPTMINPKPCGHLCCCAITGCEEEEAVSYYTKLEAKLKEEYRKEKEKVNTKPLGMAFVTFQNEAMTAIILKDFNACQCQGCKCRQELRSSQFSENLHVYNWSVSYAPDPQNVRWEHLSLGGVSWWLRCFIINCILFILLFFLTTPAIIISTMDKFNVTKPVEYLNNPIVTQFFPTLLLWAFSALLPTIVYYSGFFEAHWTRSGENRTTMHKCYTFLIFMVLLLPSLGLSSLDVFFRWLFDKKFLANATIRFECVFLPDNGAFFVNYVIASAFIGNAMDLLRIPGLLMYMIRLCLARSAAERRNVKRHQAYEFQFGAAYAWMMCVFTVVMTYSITCPIIVPFGLMYMLLKHLVDRYNMYYAYLPSKLDKKIHSGAVNQVVAAPILCLFWLLFFSTVRIGFRTPTSMFTLVVLVITIVVCLSHVCFGHFKYLSAHNYKIDTKDTEVDGVENGRPARSSPSIKSQQQMYIAQVLQDPNSDETGTGSGEEDGQGSSQDEEMINGGNSLNEADFQSGEDSLIANEVHH from the exons ATGGGGATTTTTGCGAACCTGGCCTGTTTGGGTCCGGGCAGCTGTTACGGTAACAGTTCCATAGACTTCTGCTTCTCGGCACGGATCCGCAGTACCGTACTACAGGGTCTGCCTTTCGGTGGAGTTCCCACGGTCCTCGCCCTCGACTTCATGTGCTTCCTG GTTCTTCTGTTTGTCTTCTCAATCTTGAGGAAAGTGGCGTGGGATTACGGTCGTTTAGCACTGGTGACTGATGCTGACAG ACAGAAGAGAAGATTCACTGGGCTGGAGGAGCGCGAGTA CGTGGCCTCCGCTCTGCATTCTGAAACCCCGGACCGTTATGAACGGCTGACCTCCGTGTCGAGCTCGGTGGATTTCGAACAGCGAGACAAC GGTTTTTGCTCCTGGTTGACAGCCATATTCAGAATAAA AGATGAGGAGATCCGTGAGAAATGTGGAGAAGATGCAGTTCACTATCTGTCCTTCCAGCGTCACATCATCGGTCTGTTGGTGGTGGTTGGAGTTTTGTCCGTCGGCATCGTCCTGCCAGTTAACTTCTCAGGCAACCTGCTCG ATAATAATGCATACAGCTTTGGACGCACAACAATCGCCAACTTGAATTCTGG GGATAATCTCTTGTGGTTGCACACGTCTTTTGCCTTCATGTACCTGCTGCTCACCGTCTACAGCATGAGACGCCACACGTCCAAGATGCACTATAAAGAAGATGATCTG GTAAAACGCACTTTATTCATCAACGGCATCTCTAAATATGCAGAAGAGAGTCACATCAAGCAGCACTTTGA ACAGGCTTATGAGAACTGTGTTGTTCTGGAGGCTCGGATTTGTTACAATGTGGCCAAACTGATGGCGCTGAACGCTGAGAG GAAGAAAACTGAGCGCAGTAAGAAGTTCTTTACAGATCTGATGGCAAAGGAACACATTCCCACCATGATCAACCCAAAACCCTGCGGTCATCTGTGCTGCTGTGCCATTACAGGCTGTGAAGAG GAGGAGGCTGTGAGTTATTACACTAAACTGGAGGCCAAGCTGAAGGAAGAATACCGAAAGGAAAAGGAGAAGGTGAACACTAAACCTCTGGGAATGGCATTTGTCACCTTTCAGAATGAGGCCATGACTGCAAT AATACTGAAGGACTTTAATGCGTGTCAGTGTCAGGGCTGTAAGTGTCGACAGGAGCTACGCTCATCTCAGTTCAGTGAAAATCTTCATGTATATAACTGGAGTGTTAGTTATGCTCCGGACCCTCAGAACGTCCGCTG GGAGCATTTGTCTTTGGGAGGAGTTTCCTGGTGGCTACGCTGCTTCATCATCAACTGCATCCTCTTCATCCTGCTCTTCTTCCTCACCACACCTGCCATCATCATCTCCACCATGGACAAGTTCAACGTCACCAAACCTGTCGAGTATCTGAAT AATCCTATAGTCACTCAGTTTTTTCCCACCCTGTTGCTGTGGGCTTTCTCCGCCTTGTTGCCCACCATCGTCTACTATTCTGGCTTCTTTGAAGCCCACTGGACCAG GTCTGGGGAGAACAGGACCACGATGCATAAGTGCTACACGTTTCTGATCTTCATGGTTCTTCTGCTGCCATCTCTGGGTCTCAGCAG TTTGGATGTTTTCTTCCGATGGCTGTTTGACAAGAAGTTCCTGGCCAATGCCACAATCAGATTTGA ATGCGTCTTCCTTCCTGATAACGGAGCGTTTTTTGTGAACTATGTCATCGCCTCTGCATTCATCGGGAATGCCATGGACCTGTTAAGAATTCCCGGTCTTCTCATGTACATGATCCGATTGTGTCTGGCTCGCTCGGCTGCAGAACGACGCAATGTCAAACGG CATCAAGCTTATGAGTTTCAGTTCGGAGCGGCTTATGCCTGGATGATGTGCGTTTTTACTGTCGTTATGACCTACAGCATCACCTGCCCAATCATCGTCCCATTTG gACTGATGTATATGCTCTTAAAACACCTGGTGGACAGGTACAACATGTACTACGCTTACCTGCCCTCTAAACTGGACAAGAAGATTCACTCAGGAGCTGTCAATCAAGTGGTGGCCGCACCCATCCTGTGTCTCTTCTGGCTGCTGTTCTTCTCCACTGTCCGCATAG GGTTTAGGACCCCGACGTCCATGTTCACTCTTGTGGTTCTTGTCATTACCATCGTGGTGTGTCTGTCACACGTCTGTTTCGGACACTTCAAATACCTCAGCGCACACAACTACAAG atCGACACTAAAGACACAGAAGTTGACGGAGTGGAGAACGGCCGTCCTGCCAGGTCTTCACCCTCCATCAAATCTCAG CAGCAGATGTACATCGCCCAAGTCTTACAGGACCCAAACTCTGATGAAACGGGAACAGGCAGCGGAGAGGAGGACGGTCAGGGGTCTTCACAGGACGAGGAGATGATCAATGGTGGAAACAGCCTGAATGAAGCAGACTTCCAGTCTGGAGAAGACAGTCTCATCGCCAATGAAGTCCATCACTAA
- the LOC129427571 gene encoding CSC1-like protein 2 isoform X3, whose translation MGIFANLACLGPGSCYGNSSIDFCFSARIRSTVLQGLPFGGVPTVLALDFMCFLVLLFVFSILRKVAWDYGRLALVTDADRQKRRFTGLEEREYVASALHSETPDRYERLTSVSSSVDFEQRDNGFCSWLTAIFRIKDEEIREKCGEDAVHYLSFQRHIIGLLVVVGVLSVGIVLPVNFSGNLLDNNAYSFGRTTIANLNSGDNLLWLHTSFAFMYLLLTVYSMRRHTSKMHYKEDDLVKRTLFINGISKYAEESHIKQHFEQAYENCVVLEARICYNVAKLMALNAERKKTERSKKFFTDLMAKEHIPTMINPKPCGHLCCCAITGCEEEEAVSYYTKLEAKLKEEYRKEKEKVNTKPLGMAFVTFQNEAMTAIILKDFNACQCQGCKCRQELRSSQFSENLHVYNWSVSYAPDPQNVRWEHLSLGGVSWWLRCFIINCILFILLFFLTTPAIIISTMDKFNVTKPVEYLNNPIVTQFFPTLLLWAFSALLPTIVYYSGFFEAHWTRSGENRTTMHKCYTFLIFMVLLLPSLGLSSLDVFFRWLFDKKFLANATIRFECVFLPDNGAFFVNYVIASAFIGNAMDLLRIPGLLMYMIRLCLARSAAERRNVKRHQAYEFQFGAAYAWMMCVFTVVMTYSITCPIIVPFGLMYMLLKHLVDRYNMYYAYLPSKLDKKIHSGAVNQVVAAPILCLFWLLFFSTVRIGFRTPTSMFTLVVLVITIVVCLSHVCFGHFKYLSAHNYKIDTKDTEVDGVENGRPARSSPSIKSQMYIAQVLQDPNSDETGTGSGEEDGQGSSQDEEMINGGNSLNEADFQSGEDSLIANEVHH comes from the exons ATGGGGATTTTTGCGAACCTGGCCTGTTTGGGTCCGGGCAGCTGTTACGGTAACAGTTCCATAGACTTCTGCTTCTCGGCACGGATCCGCAGTACCGTACTACAGGGTCTGCCTTTCGGTGGAGTTCCCACGGTCCTCGCCCTCGACTTCATGTGCTTCCTG GTTCTTCTGTTTGTCTTCTCAATCTTGAGGAAAGTGGCGTGGGATTACGGTCGTTTAGCACTGGTGACTGATGCTGACAG ACAGAAGAGAAGATTCACTGGGCTGGAGGAGCGCGAGTA CGTGGCCTCCGCTCTGCATTCTGAAACCCCGGACCGTTATGAACGGCTGACCTCCGTGTCGAGCTCGGTGGATTTCGAACAGCGAGACAAC GGTTTTTGCTCCTGGTTGACAGCCATATTCAGAATAAA AGATGAGGAGATCCGTGAGAAATGTGGAGAAGATGCAGTTCACTATCTGTCCTTCCAGCGTCACATCATCGGTCTGTTGGTGGTGGTTGGAGTTTTGTCCGTCGGCATCGTCCTGCCAGTTAACTTCTCAGGCAACCTGCTCG ATAATAATGCATACAGCTTTGGACGCACAACAATCGCCAACTTGAATTCTGG GGATAATCTCTTGTGGTTGCACACGTCTTTTGCCTTCATGTACCTGCTGCTCACCGTCTACAGCATGAGACGCCACACGTCCAAGATGCACTATAAAGAAGATGATCTG GTAAAACGCACTTTATTCATCAACGGCATCTCTAAATATGCAGAAGAGAGTCACATCAAGCAGCACTTTGA ACAGGCTTATGAGAACTGTGTTGTTCTGGAGGCTCGGATTTGTTACAATGTGGCCAAACTGATGGCGCTGAACGCTGAGAG GAAGAAAACTGAGCGCAGTAAGAAGTTCTTTACAGATCTGATGGCAAAGGAACACATTCCCACCATGATCAACCCAAAACCCTGCGGTCATCTGTGCTGCTGTGCCATTACAGGCTGTGAAGAG GAGGAGGCTGTGAGTTATTACACTAAACTGGAGGCCAAGCTGAAGGAAGAATACCGAAAGGAAAAGGAGAAGGTGAACACTAAACCTCTGGGAATGGCATTTGTCACCTTTCAGAATGAGGCCATGACTGCAAT AATACTGAAGGACTTTAATGCGTGTCAGTGTCAGGGCTGTAAGTGTCGACAGGAGCTACGCTCATCTCAGTTCAGTGAAAATCTTCATGTATATAACTGGAGTGTTAGTTATGCTCCGGACCCTCAGAACGTCCGCTG GGAGCATTTGTCTTTGGGAGGAGTTTCCTGGTGGCTACGCTGCTTCATCATCAACTGCATCCTCTTCATCCTGCTCTTCTTCCTCACCACACCTGCCATCATCATCTCCACCATGGACAAGTTCAACGTCACCAAACCTGTCGAGTATCTGAAT AATCCTATAGTCACTCAGTTTTTTCCCACCCTGTTGCTGTGGGCTTTCTCCGCCTTGTTGCCCACCATCGTCTACTATTCTGGCTTCTTTGAAGCCCACTGGACCAG GTCTGGGGAGAACAGGACCACGATGCATAAGTGCTACACGTTTCTGATCTTCATGGTTCTTCTGCTGCCATCTCTGGGTCTCAGCAG TTTGGATGTTTTCTTCCGATGGCTGTTTGACAAGAAGTTCCTGGCCAATGCCACAATCAGATTTGA ATGCGTCTTCCTTCCTGATAACGGAGCGTTTTTTGTGAACTATGTCATCGCCTCTGCATTCATCGGGAATGCCATGGACCTGTTAAGAATTCCCGGTCTTCTCATGTACATGATCCGATTGTGTCTGGCTCGCTCGGCTGCAGAACGACGCAATGTCAAACGG CATCAAGCTTATGAGTTTCAGTTCGGAGCGGCTTATGCCTGGATGATGTGCGTTTTTACTGTCGTTATGACCTACAGCATCACCTGCCCAATCATCGTCCCATTTG gACTGATGTATATGCTCTTAAAACACCTGGTGGACAGGTACAACATGTACTACGCTTACCTGCCCTCTAAACTGGACAAGAAGATTCACTCAGGAGCTGTCAATCAAGTGGTGGCCGCACCCATCCTGTGTCTCTTCTGGCTGCTGTTCTTCTCCACTGTCCGCATAG GGTTTAGGACCCCGACGTCCATGTTCACTCTTGTGGTTCTTGTCATTACCATCGTGGTGTGTCTGTCACACGTCTGTTTCGGACACTTCAAATACCTCAGCGCACACAACTACAAG atCGACACTAAAGACACAGAAGTTGACGGAGTGGAGAACGGCCGTCCTGCCAGGTCTTCACCCTCCATCAAATCTCAG ATGTACATCGCCCAAGTCTTACAGGACCCAAACTCTGATGAAACGGGAACAGGCAGCGGAGAGGAGGACGGTCAGGGGTCTTCACAGGACGAGGAGATGATCAATGGTGGAAACAGCCTGAATGAAGCAGACTTCCAGTCTGGAGAAGACAGTCTCATCGCCAATGAAGTCCATCACTAA
- the LOC129427571 gene encoding CSC1-like protein 2 isoform X2 codes for MGIFANLACLGPGSCYGNSSIDFCFSARIRSTVLQGLPFGGVPTVLALDFMCFLVLLFVFSILRKVAWDYGRLALVTDADRQKRRFTGLEEREYVASALHSETPDRYERLTSVSSSVDFEQRDNGFCSWLTAIFRIKDEEIREKCGEDAVHYLSFQRHIIGLLVVVGVLSVGIVLPVNFSGNLLDNNAYSFGRTTIANLNSGDNLLWLHTSFAFMYLLLTVYSMRRHTSKMHYKEDDLVKRTLFINGISKYAEESHIKQHFEQAYENCVVLEARICYNVAKLMALNAERKKTERSKKFFTDLMAKEHIPTMINPKPCGHLCCCAITGCEEEEAVSYYTKLEAKLKEEYRKEKEKVNTKPLGMAFVTFQNEAMTAIILKDFNACQCQGCKCRQELRSSQFSENLHVYNWSVSYAPDPQNVRWEHLSLGGVSWWLRCFIINCILFILLFFLTTPAIIISTMDKFNVTKPVEYLNNPIVTQFFPTLLLWAFSALLPTIVYYSGFFEAHWTRSGENRTTMHKCYTFLIFMVLLLPSLGLSSLDVFFRWLFDKKFLANATIRFECVFLPDNGAFFVNYVIASAFIGNAMDLLRIPGLLMYMIRLCLARSAAERRNVKRHQAYEFQFGAAYAWMMCVFTVVMTYSITCPIIVPFGLMYMLLKHLVDRYNMYYAYLPSKLDKKIHSGAVNQVVAAPILCLFWLLFFSTVRIGFRTPTSMFTLVVLVITIVVCLSHVCFGHFKYLSAHNYKIDTKDTEVDGVENGRPARSSPSIKSQQMYIAQVLQDPNSDETGTGSGEEDGQGSSQDEEMINGGNSLNEADFQSGEDSLIANEVHH; via the exons ATGGGGATTTTTGCGAACCTGGCCTGTTTGGGTCCGGGCAGCTGTTACGGTAACAGTTCCATAGACTTCTGCTTCTCGGCACGGATCCGCAGTACCGTACTACAGGGTCTGCCTTTCGGTGGAGTTCCCACGGTCCTCGCCCTCGACTTCATGTGCTTCCTG GTTCTTCTGTTTGTCTTCTCAATCTTGAGGAAAGTGGCGTGGGATTACGGTCGTTTAGCACTGGTGACTGATGCTGACAG ACAGAAGAGAAGATTCACTGGGCTGGAGGAGCGCGAGTA CGTGGCCTCCGCTCTGCATTCTGAAACCCCGGACCGTTATGAACGGCTGACCTCCGTGTCGAGCTCGGTGGATTTCGAACAGCGAGACAAC GGTTTTTGCTCCTGGTTGACAGCCATATTCAGAATAAA AGATGAGGAGATCCGTGAGAAATGTGGAGAAGATGCAGTTCACTATCTGTCCTTCCAGCGTCACATCATCGGTCTGTTGGTGGTGGTTGGAGTTTTGTCCGTCGGCATCGTCCTGCCAGTTAACTTCTCAGGCAACCTGCTCG ATAATAATGCATACAGCTTTGGACGCACAACAATCGCCAACTTGAATTCTGG GGATAATCTCTTGTGGTTGCACACGTCTTTTGCCTTCATGTACCTGCTGCTCACCGTCTACAGCATGAGACGCCACACGTCCAAGATGCACTATAAAGAAGATGATCTG GTAAAACGCACTTTATTCATCAACGGCATCTCTAAATATGCAGAAGAGAGTCACATCAAGCAGCACTTTGA ACAGGCTTATGAGAACTGTGTTGTTCTGGAGGCTCGGATTTGTTACAATGTGGCCAAACTGATGGCGCTGAACGCTGAGAG GAAGAAAACTGAGCGCAGTAAGAAGTTCTTTACAGATCTGATGGCAAAGGAACACATTCCCACCATGATCAACCCAAAACCCTGCGGTCATCTGTGCTGCTGTGCCATTACAGGCTGTGAAGAG GAGGAGGCTGTGAGTTATTACACTAAACTGGAGGCCAAGCTGAAGGAAGAATACCGAAAGGAAAAGGAGAAGGTGAACACTAAACCTCTGGGAATGGCATTTGTCACCTTTCAGAATGAGGCCATGACTGCAAT AATACTGAAGGACTTTAATGCGTGTCAGTGTCAGGGCTGTAAGTGTCGACAGGAGCTACGCTCATCTCAGTTCAGTGAAAATCTTCATGTATATAACTGGAGTGTTAGTTATGCTCCGGACCCTCAGAACGTCCGCTG GGAGCATTTGTCTTTGGGAGGAGTTTCCTGGTGGCTACGCTGCTTCATCATCAACTGCATCCTCTTCATCCTGCTCTTCTTCCTCACCACACCTGCCATCATCATCTCCACCATGGACAAGTTCAACGTCACCAAACCTGTCGAGTATCTGAAT AATCCTATAGTCACTCAGTTTTTTCCCACCCTGTTGCTGTGGGCTTTCTCCGCCTTGTTGCCCACCATCGTCTACTATTCTGGCTTCTTTGAAGCCCACTGGACCAG GTCTGGGGAGAACAGGACCACGATGCATAAGTGCTACACGTTTCTGATCTTCATGGTTCTTCTGCTGCCATCTCTGGGTCTCAGCAG TTTGGATGTTTTCTTCCGATGGCTGTTTGACAAGAAGTTCCTGGCCAATGCCACAATCAGATTTGA ATGCGTCTTCCTTCCTGATAACGGAGCGTTTTTTGTGAACTATGTCATCGCCTCTGCATTCATCGGGAATGCCATGGACCTGTTAAGAATTCCCGGTCTTCTCATGTACATGATCCGATTGTGTCTGGCTCGCTCGGCTGCAGAACGACGCAATGTCAAACGG CATCAAGCTTATGAGTTTCAGTTCGGAGCGGCTTATGCCTGGATGATGTGCGTTTTTACTGTCGTTATGACCTACAGCATCACCTGCCCAATCATCGTCCCATTTG gACTGATGTATATGCTCTTAAAACACCTGGTGGACAGGTACAACATGTACTACGCTTACCTGCCCTCTAAACTGGACAAGAAGATTCACTCAGGAGCTGTCAATCAAGTGGTGGCCGCACCCATCCTGTGTCTCTTCTGGCTGCTGTTCTTCTCCACTGTCCGCATAG GGTTTAGGACCCCGACGTCCATGTTCACTCTTGTGGTTCTTGTCATTACCATCGTGGTGTGTCTGTCACACGTCTGTTTCGGACACTTCAAATACCTCAGCGCACACAACTACAAG atCGACACTAAAGACACAGAAGTTGACGGAGTGGAGAACGGCCGTCCTGCCAGGTCTTCACCCTCCATCAAATCTCAG CAGATGTACATCGCCCAAGTCTTACAGGACCCAAACTCTGATGAAACGGGAACAGGCAGCGGAGAGGAGGACGGTCAGGGGTCTTCACAGGACGAGGAGATGATCAATGGTGGAAACAGCCTGAATGAAGCAGACTTCCAGTCTGGAGAAGACAGTCTCATCGCCAATGAAGTCCATCACTAA
- the LOC129427571 gene encoding CSC1-like protein 2 isoform X4, producing the protein MGIFANLACLGPGSCYGNSSIDFCFSARIRSTVLQGLPFGGVPTVLALDFMCFLVLLFVFSILRKVAWDYGRLALVTDADSVASALHSETPDRYERLTSVSSSVDFEQRDNGFCSWLTAIFRIKDEEIREKCGEDAVHYLSFQRHIIGLLVVVGVLSVGIVLPVNFSGNLLDNNAYSFGRTTIANLNSGDNLLWLHTSFAFMYLLLTVYSMRRHTSKMHYKEDDLVKRTLFINGISKYAEESHIKQHFEQAYENCVVLEARICYNVAKLMALNAERKKTERSKKFFTDLMAKEHIPTMINPKPCGHLCCCAITGCEEEEAVSYYTKLEAKLKEEYRKEKEKVNTKPLGMAFVTFQNEAMTAIILKDFNACQCQGCKCRQELRSSQFSENLHVYNWSVSYAPDPQNVRWEHLSLGGVSWWLRCFIINCILFILLFFLTTPAIIISTMDKFNVTKPVEYLNNPIVTQFFPTLLLWAFSALLPTIVYYSGFFEAHWTRSGENRTTMHKCYTFLIFMVLLLPSLGLSSLDVFFRWLFDKKFLANATIRFECVFLPDNGAFFVNYVIASAFIGNAMDLLRIPGLLMYMIRLCLARSAAERRNVKRHQAYEFQFGAAYAWMMCVFTVVMTYSITCPIIVPFGLMYMLLKHLVDRYNMYYAYLPSKLDKKIHSGAVNQVVAAPILCLFWLLFFSTVRIGFRTPTSMFTLVVLVITIVVCLSHVCFGHFKYLSAHNYKIDTKDTEVDGVENGRPARSSPSIKSQQQMYIAQVLQDPNSDETGTGSGEEDGQGSSQDEEMINGGNSLNEADFQSGEDSLIANEVHH; encoded by the exons ATGGGGATTTTTGCGAACCTGGCCTGTTTGGGTCCGGGCAGCTGTTACGGTAACAGTTCCATAGACTTCTGCTTCTCGGCACGGATCCGCAGTACCGTACTACAGGGTCTGCCTTTCGGTGGAGTTCCCACGGTCCTCGCCCTCGACTTCATGTGCTTCCTG GTTCTTCTGTTTGTCTTCTCAATCTTGAGGAAAGTGGCGTGGGATTACGGTCGTTTAGCACTGGTGACTGATGCTGACAG CGTGGCCTCCGCTCTGCATTCTGAAACCCCGGACCGTTATGAACGGCTGACCTCCGTGTCGAGCTCGGTGGATTTCGAACAGCGAGACAAC GGTTTTTGCTCCTGGTTGACAGCCATATTCAGAATAAA AGATGAGGAGATCCGTGAGAAATGTGGAGAAGATGCAGTTCACTATCTGTCCTTCCAGCGTCACATCATCGGTCTGTTGGTGGTGGTTGGAGTTTTGTCCGTCGGCATCGTCCTGCCAGTTAACTTCTCAGGCAACCTGCTCG ATAATAATGCATACAGCTTTGGACGCACAACAATCGCCAACTTGAATTCTGG GGATAATCTCTTGTGGTTGCACACGTCTTTTGCCTTCATGTACCTGCTGCTCACCGTCTACAGCATGAGACGCCACACGTCCAAGATGCACTATAAAGAAGATGATCTG GTAAAACGCACTTTATTCATCAACGGCATCTCTAAATATGCAGAAGAGAGTCACATCAAGCAGCACTTTGA ACAGGCTTATGAGAACTGTGTTGTTCTGGAGGCTCGGATTTGTTACAATGTGGCCAAACTGATGGCGCTGAACGCTGAGAG GAAGAAAACTGAGCGCAGTAAGAAGTTCTTTACAGATCTGATGGCAAAGGAACACATTCCCACCATGATCAACCCAAAACCCTGCGGTCATCTGTGCTGCTGTGCCATTACAGGCTGTGAAGAG GAGGAGGCTGTGAGTTATTACACTAAACTGGAGGCCAAGCTGAAGGAAGAATACCGAAAGGAAAAGGAGAAGGTGAACACTAAACCTCTGGGAATGGCATTTGTCACCTTTCAGAATGAGGCCATGACTGCAAT AATACTGAAGGACTTTAATGCGTGTCAGTGTCAGGGCTGTAAGTGTCGACAGGAGCTACGCTCATCTCAGTTCAGTGAAAATCTTCATGTATATAACTGGAGTGTTAGTTATGCTCCGGACCCTCAGAACGTCCGCTG GGAGCATTTGTCTTTGGGAGGAGTTTCCTGGTGGCTACGCTGCTTCATCATCAACTGCATCCTCTTCATCCTGCTCTTCTTCCTCACCACACCTGCCATCATCATCTCCACCATGGACAAGTTCAACGTCACCAAACCTGTCGAGTATCTGAAT AATCCTATAGTCACTCAGTTTTTTCCCACCCTGTTGCTGTGGGCTTTCTCCGCCTTGTTGCCCACCATCGTCTACTATTCTGGCTTCTTTGAAGCCCACTGGACCAG GTCTGGGGAGAACAGGACCACGATGCATAAGTGCTACACGTTTCTGATCTTCATGGTTCTTCTGCTGCCATCTCTGGGTCTCAGCAG TTTGGATGTTTTCTTCCGATGGCTGTTTGACAAGAAGTTCCTGGCCAATGCCACAATCAGATTTGA ATGCGTCTTCCTTCCTGATAACGGAGCGTTTTTTGTGAACTATGTCATCGCCTCTGCATTCATCGGGAATGCCATGGACCTGTTAAGAATTCCCGGTCTTCTCATGTACATGATCCGATTGTGTCTGGCTCGCTCGGCTGCAGAACGACGCAATGTCAAACGG CATCAAGCTTATGAGTTTCAGTTCGGAGCGGCTTATGCCTGGATGATGTGCGTTTTTACTGTCGTTATGACCTACAGCATCACCTGCCCAATCATCGTCCCATTTG gACTGATGTATATGCTCTTAAAACACCTGGTGGACAGGTACAACATGTACTACGCTTACCTGCCCTCTAAACTGGACAAGAAGATTCACTCAGGAGCTGTCAATCAAGTGGTGGCCGCACCCATCCTGTGTCTCTTCTGGCTGCTGTTCTTCTCCACTGTCCGCATAG GGTTTAGGACCCCGACGTCCATGTTCACTCTTGTGGTTCTTGTCATTACCATCGTGGTGTGTCTGTCACACGTCTGTTTCGGACACTTCAAATACCTCAGCGCACACAACTACAAG atCGACACTAAAGACACAGAAGTTGACGGAGTGGAGAACGGCCGTCCTGCCAGGTCTTCACCCTCCATCAAATCTCAG CAGCAGATGTACATCGCCCAAGTCTTACAGGACCCAAACTCTGATGAAACGGGAACAGGCAGCGGAGAGGAGGACGGTCAGGGGTCTTCACAGGACGAGGAGATGATCAATGGTGGAAACAGCCTGAATGAAGCAGACTTCCAGTCTGGAGAAGACAGTCTCATCGCCAATGAAGTCCATCACTAA